ataagtctcggtccaatccaaaaatgtgtaacacccgcacacgaaaagaggtagaaagggacaccgggtgacataggagcgccggattgcaaaatggacaacggggaaaatgctcggatgcatgagacgaacacgtatgcaaatgaaatgcacatgatgacatgatatgcaatgcatgacacgcaagcacatgacaaggcaacaacagcgaataactggaagacacgtggcacatcggtctcggggcgtcacacaccACGacagagccaatatgagtatccaggtgtgTCTCGgtcattgatcggagatgtgtctcggtcatgtctacatagttctcgaacccgtagggtccgcacgcttaacgttccatgacgatatgtattatgagttatgtgatttgatgtaccgaaagttgttcggagtcccagatgtgatcacggacatgacgaggagtctcgaaatggtcgagacatgaagattcatatattggaaggctacattcggacaccggaatggttcgggacgtttcggataagtttcggagtaNNNNNNNNNNNNNNNNNNNNNNNNNNNNNNNNNNNNNNNNNNNNNNNNNNNNNNNNNNNNNNNNNNNNNNNNNNNNNNNNNNNNNNNNNNNNNNNNNNNNNNNNNNNNNNNNNNNNNNNNNNNNNNNNNNNNNNNNNNNNNNNNNNNNNNNNNNNGTGGGGGGAGGATTCTATATAACTTCATGTACATCCTTATTAAAGTCTTAATCATTTCTTTGAAATTACCTTGGTTCTTGGAATCCTCAGATTCATCATTTCATCTAAAGGGACATGCTTGGAACATTAACACATTGTGTATTAAGAAATTCTAATGTTTGAAATTAAATAATTCTTGCTTACATCAATGGAAGTATTTAGCCTTAGTCTTGCATCAAGAACCATCTTCTTAGTTTGCTTTTTAATCACCTAGCCAACATGATTCATTCTATTTTTCAAGTTTTCAAAACACCGAGCTGCAAAATTGTGAGCCAAGTTGGGAGTAGTGCCCATATGTGTGAGGAAAGCACATTCTTTTCCATTGTTAACCTTCTTCCACTTATCAAATACTTTGACCATGGATGTGTGTGAACCACACTTTCTAATTGGCTTCTTCAAAAAGAGAAAACAAGGCAAGCAATAGGCACAATTTGTTAGGGGTGAATATTCCAACCAGAAAAAGTTTGTGAAGCAATCACTATGGAATAGCCGAGAACCAGCCCCTGTCCCAGTAAAGTTATACTCATGTGGTTGTAAGGCCGGTTGATAAGACCATTTAGTCGATATATAAAAACACCTAGCAGCACCATGCTCATCAGGAGGAAGTTGCCAAATTTGAAGACGTCTCCCAGGCTCTCGGTCATAACCTGTAGTTAAAATTGTAGCTTGTTCCGTCTCTCGCATGGGAACATCATGATCAGTTTGAGCATTACCTTCAATACGATTAGGCTGGTTTTGTTCGCTAGGTTGCACATCGTTTGTAGTAGAATCAATGTTCCGATAGTTGAGAGCTTGAACCAACTGGTTTGCAAAATTTATGAACGGATTCTCTCTTCCACTTCATGCCTACACAAGCACGAATAAATAATTGGAAATGTTATAAGTgatgattaacacctatagtttgTATGATTATACTTCTATAATTTTTAAAGGCATGTACTAATCTATGTGAAAATAAATTACCTTTTCCTCTTGTGTTGTTGCCGCTCATCAAATGTGTCCTTGGATCGGCACCTGCCTGCCTCGGCATTCCCTTCCCAACTTACCTTCTCCACTTCTGATCTTGGAGGCTGAAGCCTGGAGTCCTGGAGCGATATGATCGCTGCTGCCTGCGGAGATGAGGAGGCGAACGAACTGTCATATGTCGTAGAGATTAGCGATCCGATATGTGCGTCAGCGTGTGGCTACCTGTGGTGCATGGCAGGGGCTCCTCCGCTTGTGAAGTAAAAATCTAGTATAAGATAACTGTGTAGTGTTCGGGCGTACACATGACTAGTTGGATAGGGTTTGGGCATTGCCAAAAATATGCCCATGCCCTAACCATACGGATCGAATCGAGTACCCATGGTAATATTGTCATCCTTCAGTTATGAACAAACTGCGTTGTAACTACTTCCTCGTCTTGAATTACTTGTCGCGGGAATTATTGTATCTAGGCAtatttttagttctaaatacatccatttctatCTATTTCACCCATTTATGTGACAAGTAATTTGAGACAGAGGGTCTAACCAGGCCTGCTAACTCTGATAACACCATTTTTGTAATTAAAATGAACTTTATTACTCAGGCCATAATTTATCCTAAGTACGATGGCAATTCAACACTAAATTACAATGGTAATTCAACACTAATAAGGTATAATGGTAATAACTTTCTTCTCTCTTACAATCCTTGCATTTAGGTAACAGCACAAGCTAGGAAAACTGTAGTGAAATTCAGCTGACATCCACCATTATTCAGGCAGCATTCTTGACTATAACATTGCTGCTTGTGTGCTTCCATGCTGGTCAGGTCACCAGGCTCGTTCATCCGTAGCAGCGGATGGGGTCGTTGCAGCCCTTCTCCGTGGACTGTTTGAAGCCAAAGCGACCGCCCTTCGCAAGGTACTGCTGGTGGTACTCCTCCGCCCTGTAGAACCTCTTCGCGGGGAGGATCTCAGTGACTATCTTCCGGTTCTGAACCTTCTGCTGCTTCTCCATAGACTCGAGCGCCGCCTTCTCCTGCTCCGATGTGTAGTAGTAGATCCCTGACCTGTACTGGGTTCCGACATCGCCCCCCTGCGTGCACACATTTCAGAAATTTATGTGATCAGAAACACAAGTAATGAACATTTAAGAAAAGGAACTGATTGTGTTGCCGTTTGTCGGAAACAGGGCCTCTTTGATTAGTAGAATTCCAAAAACGCAGGAATTGAAAAAAACATACGATTGTGATGTCGTGCCCATTTGAATCCTACATGATTTTAGTTGTTTGATAGCATCACAGTAAGAACAAAGGACTCTTACCAAGAGGTTTGTGAGTGGATGCTAAATTTCCTATGGAATGTAGTTCAAAGGAATTCTTAGGAAAAATTCCTGGGATTCAAACCTATGAATCAAACCACCAACGTAGGAAAAATCCTAAGGATTCCAATCCTCTAAATTTCCTAGGAAAATCCTTTGAACCAAAGAGGCCCCGAGAAATGGGCTTGTACAAATATGCATAAGCAAGTTCCATTGCTCGCAATCAAATGAGCTTGAGGATATTATTCAGAGATTCAAGTAAGTTCACATCAGAGGTTGAAAAGCTTCTGTAGTATAGTTCAAAAGGCTAAGAGCTAGTTTGAAATATCAGTTAACAAAGGGCACCAACAGGTATAATGACTGACCCCAACAGGTATAATGGATTCTGCAGCTGAGCCTTACGGCCAAGATTACCACCACTCTCATAACACTGATTAGCTTAACACAAAACTGCACAAATGCCAATATCGCTGCGGTACTAACCGCTGAAGAGTGTTTAGCTAGATAGTTCCTCTGAAAAAAAGTCAGGAACACTGCCGGTGGCCAGTGCTATGCCTATTCCGCGCAAAATGTAAAGGGAAGCAACAGGTTTGCAGACCTCTATACACACAATCGCAGGATGTACACATCAAATGCCCAAGTGCTACTACTCTCGAGGCATGCTTAGCTCGCTGCCCGATTCACAGTTGTAGGCTGACACTCTGTATATAGGGTTGCCTAAATCCGTTAAGGGTCAGTAATGTTTGTACGGTGCATATTTAAGTTCACACCCTGCTGTGTAGAACCGACGACAGAAAGAACATAAGCGTCGCTTTGGCCGAGTGGTTAAGGCGTGTGCCTGCTAAGTACATGGGGTTTCCCCGCGAGAGTTCGAATCTCTCAGGCGACGATTTTTTTTCCTCCTATTTTTGTTTGTCAATTTTGCAATAAATTGTTTCTGTCTAGAGAACTAATTAAGCAATTTTCCCAAAAAATTGTCAAGATATTTTCTCAGTAATAAATTTGTAATGTCCAGAAAATTTTCCCCAATCCTGAAACTCCGTATCCACACACTCCAAGCCACAGAAAAGGAATCAAAAGCAAAATTGAGGGGATCAGCAATCAGGCTGTGTGGCCGAATGGCGACGGACCTGGCGATTGGGCGTGGTCGGGTCGTGGCGCGCCCAGAAGGTGTCGAGGAGGTCGTCGTACTTGCAGGCGGCGGGGTCGTACTGGACGCGGACGACCTCGTTGTGGCCGGTGGCGCCGGTGCAGACGTCCTCGTAGGTGGGGTCATGAAAGGCGCCCTGGCTGTAGCCGACCTCGGTGCGGGTGACCCCGGGCACGCGCTGGAACACCAGCTCCACGCCCCAGAAGCAGCCGGCCCCGAACTGCGCGAACTCGCACCCGGGCGCCGGCTTGTCCTCGTCGGGCCCCTGCGCCAGCGCCGCCGACGCCTCCGACGCGCGCGGGCTTCCCCCGCCCCCCAGCCCCAGCTTCCCGAGCCAGCTCATCGCCGCGAACCCGCCGCCGGTGGTGGTGCCCCGCGGCGCGGTTTGGGGAGCGGGGGCGAGGAACCGACGGTGGTGGTGGGAGGTCGGACGGAGGGCGGCGCCGCCGAGGCGGGAGGCGAGGCGgagcggggaggaggagagggaggcgggtGAGGTGAGGAGGGGAGGCATCGGggctttctccttgcctttgccttTTGTGGCGGCGTGGCCCGGATGCTTCGTCGGCTCAGTCAGTCCCGGTTGCGTTTGCGTTGCGTCGCTTCGGCTGGTTGGTTGCTGCTCTTTTCTTTTCTCGACGTCCTCCCTCGCTGCCTTGTTGATGATGGAGTCCTGCTTGCCGGGCCGGGTTTGCGGGTTTCATCACCCGTTAAATCGTAAATCTTTTTTTttagcgaatcaacctgtggttgagttggttaggtgaacAGTGGTATTCctaacccatcagggttcaaatgctggtgctcgcattattcttggatttatttcATCGCCTGTTTCAGAACAAACGAAAAATTCGCATAAACTGGCTCACTTCCACCACGATAAAAGGGTGAATTTCACTGAACACGAAGCTGTAAAAGTCATCGTCGGGTTGCATCGCAACACATCACATCACATTTAGTAGTGACTTGTGCATCTCAACCTATTTCTCATTGTAACTTCCGGGCTCTGACGGTCTTCTTCTTTATTGAATGAAACCTAGTGCTCGCTACTGTTCGTCAAAAGCATCACATTCAGTCATAAAACAACACCCGGACAGCGATGAGTCCGATTTCCGTCACTGTCTACTGGGTATGAAATCTGCAGGCACCATGGATGATGAAAGAACAAAATCGCAGACGAGTGGCGAACCGTCGAGGGTTTTGACCGGGTACGCGCAAGCAGTTTCGTCCGGGGCAAGGGTTTCTTGTGGATAAGGAGATGAGAGGATCATGCGATGCGGGTATGCGAAGGCGTTGTTGGACACGTAGTCACCGAGGAAACAGAGGCTGAAACCTGCAATCCTGTACACCGCCGCTGGTCGTGGATTGGATGGCAAGGCAAGACTTTCCTGTGATCAGATGAGGCTCCACGTATGCTGTGTTATGCCAGGCGAAAACAGTTGTGCTCTACCTATTTCTGAAGAAATTCTATCTGTTTGCATTTTTCTATTGAAGAACGAAACGACTTTTTTCTCATGCCGGAAGCACCGGTTGCATCTTTGAATCCTGTAACGACCACCGGTCAACAAAACCACACATTCTAAGCTCTTTGTTACTCCCTCTGTAACAAGCATACTACTTTTAATAACACGAGGAGTACCAGGCAGACCGAGAAAATGTGTTTCAAGCATGAAATTTTCGTTAAAACCTGCTAAATTTCCATAGTAACAAGAGGAACTCCATACGTAAATCAGGCAATAGCACTTTATAATAACAACCTTCTCAGCACACACGAACATTAGAGCATTAATTATTACATTCTTTAAGTACAGCATTTACAGCAGTAATAAACAGATAAACAAGCTATTGGCACACAGCCACACACGACACGTCAGTTGCCAGTTTCAGCTTAAGCTTACTCAGGTCAAAACAGGTCAAGTAAGGTTGGAAACGAGTGCTACAACTCGTTGGCGTTAACCATGGCATCTCGAGGCAAGCATGGACAGCGAGAAGCTGATGCTGACCTACTCCTAAGCGCATTCTTCTTGAGGCTTTCACGGCACGGGGCCAAAAACTCATGCGACAGAGCGTCCTCCGACGTGATCCTGCACCTGGGGTTAACCGCCAGGCACTTGTCCACGAGATCGAACAGCGAGTCAGGGACCTGCTCCAGGAGCTCCGGCCTGCGGGCGTTGGCCATGCACCACTCCCTGAGATCCACCGACTGAAGCAATTTGACATCAAATAGCTCCTGGAAGACAAAGGCAGAATTACTGATTCAGTGATCAATTCATAGGGTGTCAATGTGTCGATCAGTTGACCTTGCGTACCTCTGGGTACGAGGACTCGCAGTTGTGCAGTTTTGCTACTTCCCATAATTCTTCGTTGCCTCTGATCTTCGCTATTTCTTTCATGTTCCTGTTGTTCAACATATGCCACGAGGTTAGCGTGCTCTTTAACTCAGGGAAGCAAAGCTTTGAAAATGAGCCAGCTAACTCACTGTTCAGGATCTCCGCCGAAAGGTGCCTTGCCGATTATGAAGTACAGGAGTGTCACCCCAGCCGACCAGACATCAACTTTGCAACTCTGATGAGAAGATCTCAAAAGAACCTGAAGGAAAAAACAGCCATTCAATATGTGGCACCTCGAAGCCGAAAAACTCTCAGGTAGGAACTACATCAAACCTCTGGAGCTCGGAATCCTTTAGTTCCAACACATGGACCTTCTCTTCGCTGCTTTCCATTTCCTGCAAGAACCAATTAGTTAGATCACTCAACACCTGAGGTCACTGGATTCAATGCACAAGGTCTAACACTGTTCAATGGAAAAGCATACCTTTGCTGTTAATCGTCCCAGAACCAGGAACAGCATTACCATCACAACGCAGGGGCATTGGAGTGAGTACAAATAACTTCCGATCCACACTACCCACAGGAGCAGCAACCCTCTTCCTTTGGGAAACTGGAGCTGCCGGTATATTTTGTTTGGGACTGTCCATTGCCTCCTGCAAGAAGCTCATTAATTCCTTCCGCCCTCTGTAAGGCATTGGCTGCTTTAACCTGTCTAATGGTGTTTTCGCGCTTGTAGGATCCTTGGCCGAGGTTACACCAGATCCATCAGCAGGTTGGCTACCATGCCTACTTTTATTGTCAATCCTAGGATCACTGCCCACAGGGATTTTATTTGATCTTTTCCTCTTGGGCCCAAGAGGTTGTTTTGAGTCGGCTGCTGCTTCTTTGGCATGAATCACTAGAGAAGATTTCAACGAAGATTGAGATGCGGTATCCTTCCCACATGACATTGTCTCAGATTTACCTGATCAACAAAAGTCATATCTCAGTCTGCAGTCACGCACGACATACAACAATTTAAACAACTAGAAATTCATTGAATAAGAATTCATGTAATCCTACCTAGGTAACAAAAACTTCTAATGAATCAGAGACTGACACCACTACACTGACttattcattgttgaatctttttgtTGGCTCTGTTTCATAGTGATTTCTAACAACGATTAGCAAAGGTGGCATGGAGCGGACCATGGTGAAAAACTTCTCATGACACCTTTCAAACTAATATTTTTTAAGTAG
The sequence above is a segment of the Triticum dicoccoides isolate Atlit2015 ecotype Zavitan chromosome 1A, WEW_v2.0, whole genome shotgun sequence genome. Coding sequences within it:
- the LOC119275678 gene encoding peptide methionine sulfoxide reductase A4, chloroplastic-like, encoding MPPLLTSPASLSSSPLRLASRLGGAALRPTSHHHRRFLAPAPQTAPRGTTTGGGFAAMSWLGKLGLGGGGSPRASEASAALAQGPDEDKPAPGCEFAQFGAGCFWGVELVFQRVPGVTRTEVGYSQGAFHDPTYEDVCTGATGHNEVVRVQYDPAACKYDDLLDTFWARHDPTTPNRQGGDVGTQYRSGIYYYTSEQEKAALESMEKQQKVQNRKIVTEILPAKRFYRAEEYHQQYLAKGGRFGFKQSTEKGCNDPIRCYG